In the Flagellimonas sp. HMM57 genome, one interval contains:
- a CDS encoding carboxypeptidase regulatory-like domain-containing protein: MKKLLLLGVLFSLVLPSAFSQVTTSNIRGTVVDDQQVPLLGANVVAVHTPTGTRYGAITNEEGRYNLLNLRVGGPYEITISYVGYKSSVGNDIFLSLGKTFNYNASLVSDSQALDEVIVVSDQTGTFGSDRTGSETSVGRRELTRLPTISRSTNDFTRLEPTASAGSFGGRNDQYNNFSLDGAIFNNPFGLDAAQPGGQANATPISIEAIDQIQVTTAPYDVTQSGFTGASVNAVTKSGTNEFKGTVYGFFRNDDLTGGKINGDDVSKTGLEQTQYGFSIGGPIIKNKLFFFANFEADDLTSLGTDAFVPNTGTGAINESRVLESDLIAVQDALLGLGYDPGRFRDFNFDQKSTKGILKLDWNINDNNRLAIIYNFLNASRGLPANRNAITFRGPSISTLQFENSGYEINNNIQSVQLELNSTLNENTTNKLQVGYTHFDDFRNPFSTPAPVINIQDGAGTNYIIAGHEPFSINNRLDQKVFQITNNLNFFKGDHTYTVGFAFEKFQFDNSFNLTAYESFNFGIFPYFGSFSPYPDVQTFLDNAQPGGLVDQYLSATQNAFDTKNELGTGTDGGWNLAETNVGQLSFYVQDDWNVTDNFKLTYGVRFDKPLYFDTGEKIRDFIETDNGANRDTSIPYFNPNTGEEVFLESTTLPNNDWLISPRVGFNWDLNGDQKTQLRGGSGLFTGRFPFVWIGNQVTGADDGFFQIVDPDFQWPQVWRTNLGVDHRLENNVVLTADVSYTKDINAAHVQNWGLRTPSSNLVGVDNRELYENSDKGNSAFVFTNSDQGRIFNAAVKAQKTWDNGLFAQLAYSYLDAREVNSVDAEITGDAFNANAVVGNANTDVLSNSRYGDTHRFIGVISKAFKTGTTISTFFEYAQGGRFNYIYGGDINNDGSAINDLLYIPTAAEIGQMTFSGEGQAEAFEAFIQQDDYLSDRRGQYAERYGALAPWRGSWDIKVLQDIKINDKNKFQLSLDVLNVGNLINSNWGVVDVQVFDQVLGVGFQDADPSPDNFVPDFSQAPIFTFDSNQRETFTANTFERSRWRAQVGVRYIFN; the protein is encoded by the coding sequence ATGAAGAAACTCTTGCTACTTGGAGTACTTTTTTCTTTGGTATTACCATCTGCTTTTTCACAAGTTACTACATCAAACATACGGGGAACCGTAGTAGATGATCAACAAGTTCCGCTCTTAGGAGCAAATGTCGTTGCGGTACACACACCAACAGGAACGCGCTATGGAGCAATAACAAATGAAGAAGGTCGGTATAATCTACTTAACTTACGTGTGGGAGGACCCTATGAGATCACTATTTCTTATGTAGGCTACAAAAGCAGTGTTGGAAACGATATTTTTCTTTCTTTGGGAAAAACGTTCAACTACAATGCTTCACTGGTCTCGGATAGCCAAGCATTGGATGAGGTTATTGTCGTATCCGATCAGACAGGTACTTTTGGAAGTGACCGTACCGGTTCAGAAACCAGCGTGGGTAGAAGGGAATTGACCAGATTACCTACTATTTCAAGATCTACCAATGACTTCACACGTTTGGAACCTACAGCAAGTGCTGGTTCCTTTGGAGGTAGAAACGACCAGTATAACAACTTTTCTTTGGATGGAGCCATCTTCAACAACCCATTTGGATTGGATGCCGCACAACCAGGAGGTCAAGCCAACGCAACTCCCATTTCAATCGAAGCTATAGATCAAATACAGGTTACTACAGCGCCCTATGATGTTACGCAATCTGGCTTTACAGGAGCTTCGGTAAATGCAGTGACCAAAAGTGGGACCAATGAGTTTAAAGGGACTGTTTATGGTTTCTTTAGAAATGATGATTTGACCGGTGGTAAAATTAATGGGGATGATGTGTCCAAGACTGGTCTGGAGCAGACTCAGTACGGATTTAGTATCGGAGGACCCATCATAAAAAACAAACTTTTCTTTTTTGCCAATTTTGAAGCGGATGATTTGACCTCCTTAGGTACTGATGCATTTGTTCCAAACACGGGAACTGGTGCCATAAATGAATCGAGAGTTTTGGAGTCTGATTTAATAGCAGTACAAGATGCGCTATTGGGCCTTGGATATGACCCTGGGAGATTTCGTGATTTCAACTTTGACCAAAAATCCACAAAGGGTATTTTAAAGTTGGATTGGAACATTAACGATAACAATAGACTTGCGATTATTTATAATTTCTTGAACGCTTCAAGAGGTTTACCCGCAAATCGTAATGCAATAACTTTTAGGGGACCAAGTATTTCTACTTTACAGTTCGAAAATTCTGGTTATGAAATCAATAATAATATTCAATCCGTCCAATTGGAACTTAATTCGACCTTGAATGAAAATACTACCAATAAATTACAGGTTGGGTATACCCATTTTGATGACTTCAGGAACCCATTTTCCACACCAGCTCCAGTAATCAACATCCAGGATGGAGCGGGAACAAACTATATCATAGCTGGGCATGAACCTTTTTCTATCAATAATAGATTGGACCAAAAAGTGTTTCAGATTACCAATAACCTTAACTTTTTTAAAGGGGACCATACCTATACTGTTGGGTTCGCTTTCGAAAAATTTCAGTTTGATAATTCTTTCAACTTAACTGCATATGAGTCGTTCAATTTTGGAATTTTTCCATATTTTGGTTCTTTTAGTCCATATCCAGATGTACAGACATTTTTAGACAATGCCCAACCGGGTGGTCTTGTTGATCAGTACTTATCAGCAACCCAAAATGCTTTTGATACCAAAAATGAATTAGGTACAGGAACTGATGGAGGTTGGAACTTGGCGGAGACCAACGTTGGACAACTCTCCTTTTATGTACAGGATGACTGGAATGTAACTGATAATTTTAAATTGACGTATGGCGTACGGTTTGACAAGCCGTTATATTTTGACACGGGAGAAAAAATTCGGGATTTCATAGAAACGGACAATGGTGCAAATAGAGACACCTCAATACCTTATTTTAACCCTAATACCGGCGAGGAAGTGTTTTTGGAATCGACGACCCTGCCTAATAACGACTGGTTGATTTCACCACGGGTAGGATTTAATTGGGATTTAAATGGTGACCAAAAAACACAGCTAAGAGGTGGTAGTGGGCTGTTTACGGGGAGATTTCCATTTGTATGGATTGGAAACCAAGTTACAGGTGCCGATGATGGCTTCTTTCAAATAGTTGACCCAGATTTTCAGTGGCCTCAAGTATGGAGAACGAATCTTGGTGTAGATCACAGGCTTGAAAATAATGTGGTACTTACTGCTGATGTTTCCTATACTAAAGACATTAATGCAGCACACGTTCAGAACTGGGGATTAAGGACACCTTCATCAAATCTAGTGGGAGTTGATAACAGGGAATTATATGAAAATTCAGATAAGGGCAATTCTGCATTTGTTTTTACGAATTCTGATCAGGGAAGAATCTTTAATGCAGCCGTAAAAGCTCAAAAAACATGGGATAACGGATTGTTCGCCCAATTGGCATACAGTTATTTGGATGCAAGAGAAGTAAATTCCGTTGATGCGGAGATAACGGGAGATGCATTCAACGCTAATGCCGTTGTGGGAAATGCCAATACAGATGTATTATCAAATTCAAGATATGGCGATACCCATCGTTTTATCGGGGTTATCTCCAAAGCGTTTAAAACAGGGACTACAATTTCTACATTCTTTGAATATGCACAAGGTGGCCGATTCAATTATATCTATGGCGGTGATATCAATAATGATGGGTCTGCCATAAACGATTTACTTTACATTCCTACAGCAGCGGAAATAGGACAAATGACCTTTAGTGGGGAAGGACAGGCTGAAGCTTTTGAAGCTTTTATCCAGCAGGATGATTACTTGAGTGATCGAAGAGGACAATATGCCGAACGTTATGGTGCATTAGCCCCTTGGAGAGGCAGCTGGGATATTAAAGTTTTACAGGACATTAAAATTAATGACAAGAACAAGTTTCAGCTAAGTTTAGATGTCCTTAACGTTGGAAATTTGATCAACTCGAATTGGGGTGTAGTGGACGTTCAGGTATTTGATCAGGTTTTGGGAGTGGGCTTTCAAGATGCCGATCCATCTCCAGACAATTTTGTACCTGACTTTTCCCAAGCTCCAATCTTTACATTTGATTCAAATCAAAGGGAGACGTTTACAGCAAATACGTTTGAAAGATCTAGATGGAGAGCCCAAGTTGGAGTACGATATATCTTCAACTAA
- a CDS encoding DUF6495 family protein yields the protein MKYTRLTQQQLEELHPEFINFLATQSITAEEWAILKKEKPQVAEEELDVFSDLIWDGVLNKVEYLENISELHMHLFHLTDKEMKLFSVKVMNPNIDLRTKEGFSWFKRNFQSDFVEYLTASKAYSDDKNLDKFNLIQQGAAITKGELYQWFEQIME from the coding sequence ATGAAATATACGCGATTGACACAGCAGCAATTGGAAGAGCTGCACCCAGAATTCATCAACTTTTTAGCAACGCAGTCCATTACCGCAGAAGAATGGGCTATCCTAAAAAAAGAGAAACCCCAAGTTGCCGAAGAAGAACTCGATGTTTTCAGTGATTTGATTTGGGATGGGGTGCTTAACAAAGTGGAGTATCTGGAGAACATTTCCGAACTGCACATGCATTTATTTCATTTGACCGATAAGGAAATGAAGTTGTTTTCGGTAAAGGTGATGAATCCCAACATAGATTTACGGACCAAGGAAGGTTTTAGCTGGTTCAAACGTAATTTCCAATCTGATTTTGTAGAGTACTTGACCGCATCCAAAGCCTATTCGGATGATAAAAACTTGGATAAATTCAATTTGATTCAGCAAGGTGCGGCGATTACCAAAGGAGAACTGTATCAATGGTTTGAACAAATAATGGAGTAA
- a CDS encoding collagen-like protein, with product MKRKLFLSALIISTATFISCSGEDGEQGIQGEQGLQGEQGLQGEQGVPGDDGNANVQLLEFELSFIPAGENNIIIDNISEFTADVLASNVFITHLEFSDSIDAQYALIPGIVPPLNFNISVEYTEEALALTFYNLDGTLGEWPDLPEGITIILHITMVETDTGSMSGKNTQDVLKDLKNSGVNINNYQEVMHYYGLE from the coding sequence ATGAAACGTAAATTATTTTTATCCGCTTTGATCATTTCTACAGCGACCTTTATTTCATGTTCAGGTGAAGATGGAGAACAAGGAATCCAAGGGGAGCAGGGACTTCAAGGAGAACAGGGACTTCAAGGAGAACAGGGAGTTCCCGGGGATGACGGTAATGCCAATGTACAACTATTGGAATTTGAGCTTTCCTTTATTCCAGCAGGCGAAAACAACATAATAATCGATAATATTTCTGAGTTTACTGCAGACGTATTGGCAAGCAATGTTTTTATTACCCACTTGGAATTTTCTGACAGTATCGATGCCCAGTACGCTTTAATTCCAGGCATCGTTCCCCCTCTAAATTTTAATATTTCGGTTGAATATACTGAAGAAGCTTTGGCATTGACATTTTATAACCTAGATGGAACATTAGGTGAATGGCCAGACCTTCCAGAAGGTATAACCATTATTTTACACATTACCATGGTTGAAACAGATACAGGTTCAATGTCTGGAAAAAACACCCAAGATGTTTTAAAAGACCTAAAGAATAGTGGTGTAAATATCAACAACTATCAAGAAGTGATGCATTATTACGGTTTGGAATAA
- the hisS gene encoding histidine--tRNA ligase has translation MPQKPSIPKGTRDFSPAEVTKRNYIMETIKRHFEVYGFRPIETPSFENSETLLGKYGEEGDRLIFKILNSGDYISKVDDVTYSSKDSSTLTPKISEKALRYDLTVPFARYVVMHQNEIDFPFKRYQIQPVWRADRPQKGRFREFYQCDADVVGSNSLLQEVELVQLYDAVFTDLKLADTTIKINNRKVLSGIAEVIGAKHLLIDFTVALDKLDKIGEEGVKKEMISKGISENAIEKAAPLFEMSGSSKVQLEQLKTLLAESEVGMDGVTELEDIVNHVEDLGLQTAKLQLDVTLARGLNYYTGAIFEVSAPEGVKMGSIGGGGRYDDLTGIFGLKDVSGVGISFGLDRIYLVLEELKLFPDAVSVSLDVLCLNFGEAEAKAALKLISQLRSKEVRADLYPSSTKVQKQFKYADRRNVPYVILLGDKELSDGHFVVKNMSSGEQKTYELQHPEIFVNELNP, from the coding sequence ATGCCACAAAAACCATCCATACCCAAAGGAACCCGTGATTTTTCCCCAGCTGAAGTTACCAAGCGCAACTACATCATGGAAACCATAAAAAGGCATTTTGAGGTTTATGGTTTCCGCCCTATAGAGACACCATCCTTTGAAAATTCAGAAACTCTGTTAGGAAAATATGGCGAAGAAGGAGACCGCTTGATTTTTAAGATTTTAAACTCTGGGGATTATATCTCTAAGGTGGATGATGTAACCTACAGTTCAAAAGACTCATCCACATTAACTCCAAAGATTTCGGAAAAAGCACTTCGCTATGATTTGACCGTTCCTTTTGCGCGGTACGTGGTCATGCACCAAAATGAAATTGATTTTCCCTTTAAACGGTATCAAATTCAGCCTGTTTGGCGTGCGGATAGACCACAAAAAGGTCGTTTTCGTGAGTTTTATCAGTGTGATGCCGATGTGGTCGGTTCCAATTCTTTGCTGCAAGAAGTGGAATTGGTTCAGTTGTACGATGCGGTCTTTACTGATTTAAAATTAGCGGATACCACCATAAAAATCAACAATAGAAAAGTATTGTCGGGTATTGCAGAAGTAATTGGGGCAAAGCATTTATTGATTGACTTTACCGTTGCATTAGATAAATTGGACAAAATAGGGGAGGAAGGCGTTAAAAAGGAGATGATATCCAAGGGCATTTCAGAAAACGCCATTGAAAAAGCAGCCCCATTATTTGAAATGTCAGGCTCTAGCAAAGTACAATTGGAGCAATTGAAAACATTACTTGCTGAATCTGAGGTTGGAATGGACGGAGTAACGGAATTGGAAGATATCGTGAACCATGTTGAAGACCTTGGTTTGCAAACAGCCAAGCTACAATTGGATGTTACCTTGGCCCGTGGACTCAACTATTACACCGGTGCTATCTTTGAAGTAAGCGCTCCCGAGGGAGTCAAAATGGGCTCGATTGGTGGTGGAGGTCGTTATGATGATCTGACTGGGATTTTTGGATTAAAGGATGTTAGTGGGGTAGGGATTTCTTTTGGATTAGATCGAATCTATTTGGTTTTGGAAGAGTTGAAGCTTTTTCCCGATGCGGTCTCGGTCTCTTTGGATGTTCTTTGCCTTAATTTTGGTGAAGCAGAAGCGAAAGCGGCCTTAAAGTTGATTTCCCAGCTACGAAGCAAAGAGGTTAGAGCCGATTTGTATCCTTCTTCTACAAAAGTCCAGAAGCAATTTAAATACGCAGACCGCAGAAATGTGCCGTATGTGATTTTATTGGGGGATAAAGAGCTCTCCGATGGCCATTTTGTGGTCAAAAACATGTCCAGCGGTGAACAGAAAACCTACGAATTACAACATCCTGAAATTTTTGTCAACGAATTAAATCCGTGA
- a CDS encoding NUDIX domain-containing protein has protein sequence MDELVDILDENGKFTGKSCLKSEAHRKGLYHPTVHVWCYSNDGLVLLQRRGRSKKNFPLKWDISVAGHVGAGESLEKAAVREVREEIGLKISTLELEKIAVFKTKHKHSETFLDHEYNHTYLCKLDATTKLQKQESEVEELKWFSIEQFKEWVHQKKPDLVPNSNGRYEKVIGEIESRI, from the coding sequence ATGGATGAACTAGTGGACATTCTTGACGAAAATGGAAAGTTTACAGGAAAATCCTGCTTAAAATCGGAAGCACATCGTAAAGGATTGTATCATCCAACTGTTCATGTATGGTGCTATTCCAATGATGGCTTGGTCTTGCTACAACGCAGGGGGCGTTCCAAAAAGAACTTCCCCTTAAAATGGGATATCTCTGTCGCTGGACATGTAGGTGCTGGAGAATCCCTCGAAAAAGCAGCTGTTAGAGAAGTTCGAGAAGAAATAGGACTTAAAATATCAACACTGGAGCTGGAAAAAATAGCTGTTTTTAAAACAAAGCATAAACACAGTGAAACATTTCTGGACCATGAATACAACCATACCTATCTATGCAAGTTAGATGCTACAACAAAGCTCCAAAAACAGGAATCCGAAGTAGAAGAATTAAAATGGTTTTCCATAGAACAATTCAAAGAATGGGTACATCAAAAAAAACCGGATTTAGTACCCAATAGCAATGGACGCTACGAAAAAGTCATCGGTGAAATTGAATCACGGATTTAA
- a CDS encoding M42 family metallopeptidase — protein sequence MAALKIITSKSLKFFEKYLNNASPTGYEWEGQKIWMDYLKQYVDDFITDTYGTAVGVINPDAKFKVVIEGHSDEISWYVNYITDNGLLYVIRNGGSDHQIAPSKWVNIHTKNGIVKGVFGWPAIHTRNRSKEEPPKLDNIFIDIGAKDKEEVEKMGVHVGCVITYPDEFQILNKDKFVCRAIDNRAGGFMIAEVARLLHENKKKLPFGLYITNSVQEEIGLRGAEMITQTIKPDIAIVTDVCHDTTTPMIDKKKEGETAMGSGPVISYAPAVQNKLRERIIETAEAKKIPFQRLASSRYTGTDTDAFAYSNGGVASALISLPLRYMHTTVEMVHKDDVENVIRLIYETLLTIKEGETFSYFD from the coding sequence ATGGCCGCTTTAAAAATCATTACTTCCAAATCCTTAAAATTCTTTGAAAAATATCTGAACAATGCCTCTCCAACTGGTTATGAATGGGAAGGGCAAAAAATTTGGATGGACTATTTAAAGCAATATGTGGATGATTTTATTACGGATACTTACGGTACAGCAGTAGGCGTAATCAACCCAGATGCAAAATTTAAAGTGGTTATCGAAGGGCATTCCGATGAGATTTCCTGGTATGTCAATTATATAACCGACAATGGTCTTTTATACGTTATTCGCAATGGAGGGAGCGATCATCAGATTGCTCCCTCCAAATGGGTAAATATCCATACCAAAAATGGCATCGTGAAAGGTGTTTTTGGTTGGCCTGCTATCCATACGAGAAATAGAAGCAAAGAAGAACCACCGAAACTTGATAACATTTTTATCGATATAGGTGCCAAAGACAAGGAAGAAGTTGAAAAGATGGGTGTTCATGTAGGGTGTGTCATTACCTATCCAGATGAATTCCAGATATTGAACAAAGACAAGTTTGTTTGTCGTGCCATCGACAACAGAGCTGGAGGTTTTATGATTGCCGAAGTTGCACGTCTATTGCATGAAAACAAAAAGAAATTGCCATTTGGGCTATATATAACCAACTCCGTACAAGAAGAGATAGGATTACGAGGTGCTGAAATGATTACCCAAACCATTAAGCCAGATATAGCCATCGTAACGGACGTTTGCCATGACACCACTACCCCAATGATCGATAAAAAGAAAGAAGGGGAAACAGCAATGGGATCCGGTCCCGTTATTTCTTATGCCCCTGCCGTACAGAACAAATTGAGAGAGCGTATCATTGAAACCGCAGAAGCTAAAAAGATTCCTTTTCAGCGTTTGGCTTCATCTCGATATACAGGAACTGATACAGACGCTTTTGCGTACAGCAATGGTGGTGTTGCTTCAGCTCTGATTTCCTTACCACTTAGGTATATGCATACTACAGTGGAAATGGTCCATAAAGATGATGTGGAAAATGTAATCCGATTGATTTACGAAACATTACTGACCATAAAAGAGGGGGAAACCTTTAGTTATTTTGATTAA
- a CDS encoding DUF4294 domain-containing protein, with translation MFRYSFVIIFSLFFSLSFSQEVEKDSVTDYYIRFEGDSILRSSIEIGEVYLFGKLEFADRKEKLRYYILRRKTLKVYPYAKLAAERLVELNDSLAKIKKKRHRKKYTKTVQKYIEGEFSGKLKKLTRTEGQILIKLIYRQTGKTAFNLVKELRNGWRAFWYNTTAKAFKISIKEEFHPDRIHEDYLIEDILQRAFAAQKLERQESVLDYDYAQLSNKWKKGSGKKN, from the coding sequence ATGTTTCGTTACAGCTTTGTTATAATTTTTTCATTGTTTTTTTCACTAAGCTTTTCCCAAGAAGTTGAAAAAGATTCGGTTACTGATTATTACATAAGGTTTGAAGGTGATTCTATTCTTCGTAGCTCTATCGAAATAGGCGAAGTCTATTTATTTGGCAAACTTGAATTCGCAGACCGAAAAGAGAAACTACGATACTACATTCTTAGACGCAAAACCCTAAAAGTATATCCATATGCTAAGCTGGCAGCAGAACGTTTAGTGGAATTGAACGACAGCTTGGCGAAAATCAAAAAGAAGCGTCATCGCAAAAAGTATACGAAGACGGTGCAAAAGTATATTGAGGGCGAGTTTTCCGGGAAACTGAAAAAATTAACCCGCACCGAAGGACAAATATTGATTAAATTGATTTATCGTCAAACTGGTAAAACTGCTTTCAATTTGGTAAAGGAATTACGCAACGGTTGGCGTGCATTTTGGTACAATACTACGGCAAAGGCCTTTAAAATCAGCATAAAAGAAGAATTCCACCCAGACCGTATTCATGAAGATTACTTGATCGAAGATATTTTACAGCGCGCGTTTGCCGCTCAAAAACTGGAACGCCAGGAATCCGTTTTGGATTATGATTACGCACAGTTGAGCAACAAATGGAAAAAAGGTTCTGGAAAGAAGAATTAA
- a CDS encoding DUF6095 family protein, producing the protein MRTDKELLIKGLKFLGYTVAVMFLAPFVISQAFKNQDHPAYIPVLVLGLLLAIVAIGLGFYSIKIFMDAIFGKKTKS; encoded by the coding sequence ATGAGGACAGATAAGGAACTTCTGATAAAAGGGCTTAAATTTCTTGGCTATACGGTCGCAGTTATGTTTTTGGCCCCTTTTGTCATATCCCAAGCTTTTAAAAACCAAGATCATCCCGCTTACATTCCCGTTCTGGTCCTTGGACTGTTATTGGCCATTGTTGCAATTGGCCTGGGGTTTTATTCCATCAAGATTTTTATGGATGCAATCTTTGGGAAGAAAACGAAAAGTTAA
- a CDS encoding GntP family permease — MEIIVLAVVILFIILATVKFKMHPVFSLTIAAVATGFLLGLSPKDIMDTLGEGFGKTLSSIGLVIAFGTVIGIYLERTGSTKVLANYVLKLVGLKRSPLAINLAGYLISIPVFCDSGFIILSSLNKAISKKTGIPVLVFAISLATGLYAAHVFVPPTPGPLAAAAILEADLGMVLIFGLLVSVPVSLTGYFWARFIGKSLKEEVTDKVVAADDAEKDFGITPFQAFLPLIIPIILIAMKSIVSYPTYPLGQELVFDVFNFLGNPIIALLVGVVLAVSLGRKVPAKQKKGWVTEAFKLAGLIVLITGAGGAFGAVLRTIDIASVINFESSSGIGGLLIAFTIAMVLKTAQGSSTVAIITTSAIIAPLLETFGLVGATDKAFAVLAIGAGAMTVSHINDSYFWVVSQFSNIDVKNALKGHTLGTLLQGAVGIILILLLYQVF, encoded by the coding sequence ATGGAAATCATTGTACTGGCCGTAGTTATTCTATTTATTATTCTCGCTACTGTCAAGTTTAAAATGCATCCTGTCTTTTCGTTAACGATAGCTGCGGTAGCCACAGGATTTTTACTTGGACTTTCCCCCAAGGATATTATGGATACATTGGGCGAAGGTTTTGGAAAAACACTGTCGAGCATTGGTCTTGTTATTGCTTTTGGAACAGTTATCGGCATTTATCTGGAGCGAACCGGGAGTACAAAGGTATTGGCAAATTATGTGTTAAAATTAGTAGGATTAAAAAGGTCACCGCTGGCTATAAACTTAGCTGGTTATTTAATTTCAATACCCGTTTTTTGTGATTCAGGGTTTATTATCCTTTCATCTTTGAACAAGGCCATCAGCAAGAAAACAGGAATTCCCGTGCTGGTCTTTGCGATATCCCTTGCAACCGGATTGTATGCAGCGCATGTGTTTGTTCCGCCAACACCAGGTCCTTTGGCCGCAGCAGCAATTTTGGAAGCTGATTTGGGAATGGTCTTGATTTTTGGACTGTTGGTTTCGGTACCCGTATCGTTGACAGGGTATTTCTGGGCGCGGTTTATTGGAAAGTCCCTAAAGGAAGAAGTTACTGATAAAGTTGTTGCTGCCGATGATGCTGAGAAAGATTTTGGCATTACACCTTTTCAGGCCTTTTTACCACTTATCATACCTATTATTCTCATTGCCATGAAATCCATTGTAAGCTACCCAACATATCCATTGGGACAGGAACTGGTTTTTGATGTTTTCAACTTTTTGGGCAATCCCATCATTGCACTTTTGGTAGGGGTTGTATTGGCTGTTTCGCTAGGGAGAAAAGTACCTGCGAAGCAAAAGAAAGGCTGGGTTACCGAAGCTTTTAAGCTAGCTGGACTCATTGTACTGATAACTGGTGCCGGTGGCGCTTTTGGCGCTGTTCTACGAACAATAGATATTGCTTCAGTGATTAATTTCGAATCCAGCTCCGGGATTGGTGGTCTTTTGATAGCATTCACTATTGCCATGGTGCTTAAAACGGCGCAGGGATCTTCTACGGTAGCTATTATTACTACCTCGGCCATCATAGCGCCCTTATTGGAGACTTTTGGTTTGGTTGGAGCTACTGACAAGGCATTTGCAGTATTGGCCATAGGGGCTGGGGCCATGACCGTATCCCATATCAATGATAGCTATTTTTGGGTGGTTTCGCAGTTTTCGAACATTGATGTAAAAAATGCCTTAAAAGGACACACCTTGGGAACCCTTTTACAAGGGGCGGTTGGAATAATATTGATTTTGTTGTTATACCAAGTTTTCTAA